The following are encoded together in the Cicer arietinum cultivar CDC Frontier isolate Library 1 chromosome 2, Cicar.CDCFrontier_v2.0, whole genome shotgun sequence genome:
- the LOC101504005 gene encoding probable pectinesterase 29 translates to MFIRLCLFVCLFLILGLKIEQVNAQLYRRYRNKLYPYRTLVVDSLGQGNFSTIQSAIDSIPSNNNVWICIKVKEGTYREKIEIPRDKPYIILKGEGRRKSYVEWDDHDTTAQSPTFVIMADNIVVKSISFRNSYNNPLNNRPKRPAVAAMISGDKVYFYRVGFFGFQDTLWDDKGRHYYELCTIQGAVDFIFGAGQSLFERCSISVIGVGYITAQGRTNPNDGSGFVFKDSHVFGNGTVYLGRPWRGYARVLFYNTNMTNVVRPSGWNSWNFDSREDHVTFAEHGNFGPGADTSKRVKWAKKLDLKTVEKMASLNFIDPKQEQWLQNQLF, encoded by the exons ATGTTTATTCGTTTGTGTTTATTTGTATGTCTCTTTCTCATTCTGGGATTGAAAATAGAGCAAGTTAATGCTCAATTGTATAGGAGATATAGGAATAAACTATACCCTTATCGTACATTAGTTGTGGATTCATTAGGACAAGGAAATTTCTCTACTATACAATCTGCTATTGATTCAATCCCTTCCAACAATAATGTTTGGATTTGCATTAAGGTGAAGGAAGGTACCTACag AGAAAAAATAGAGATTCCACGTGATAAGCCTTACATCATATTGAAAGGAGAAGGAAGGAGGAAATCATATGTTGAGTGGGATGATCATGATACAACAGCACAAAGTCCTACATTCGTAATAATGGCCGATAATATTGTTGTCAAATCCATTAGTTTTAGG AATTCATACAACAATCCGTTAAACAACAGACCGAAGAGACCTGCCGTAGCTGCAATGATAAGTGGCGACAAGGTCTATTTTTATAGAGTTGGTTTCTTTGGCTTTCAAGACACTTTGTGGGACGACAAAGGAAGACACTACTACGAGCTTTGCACCATACAAGGTGCTGTTGATTTTATCTTTGGAGCTGGCCAATCTTTGTTTGAG AGGTGTTCCATATCTGTTATTGGTGTTGGTTATATAACAGCACAAGGTAGAACAAATCCAAACGATGGAAGTGGATTTGTTTTCAAAGATTCACACGTGTTTGGAAATGGGACAGTTTACTTAGGAAGGCCTTGGAGAGGCTATGCTAGAGTGTTGTTTTACAATACCAATATGACCAACGTTGTACGACCTAGTGGTTGGAATTCATGGAACTTTGATAGTCGAGA gGATCATGTAACATTTGCAGAGCATGGGAATTTTGGACCTGGAGCTGACACATCCAAACGAGTGAAATGGGCTAAGAAATTGGATTTAAAAACAGTTGAGAAAATGGCAAGTTTGAACTTCATTGACCCCAAACAAGAACAATGGCTTCAAAATCAACTCTTCTAA
- the LOC101504324 gene encoding protein unc-13 homolog, with protein sequence MGLYSRRQNSNPLPPTISLPPPFHTRHESSPTPPLPISPPPSTNINRRDSLPPAFPPLSPPSIASHSRRDSYPGPFPNLPSPTHSDHHPPPLPLNHTRRESCPITFPFPVSPHHHLHHDPSLFPSTSSSLNNHHHYLLKCRLDIRNKNNNDSGLIWPFSDIKIIDDDDIRETAYEVLFTACRSSPGFGGRSALTFYSKHENNGGGGSGGMSPASGPVSTTSRVKQALGLKMMMSSLCQRMISRGGWTAMSVPSSPVTEGSPRSRVLPRRTMSMAEVMRLQMGVSEQSDSRLRKTLMRTLVGQLGRQAETIILPLELLRHLKPSEFSNPHEYHLWQRRQLKVLEAGLLLHPYIPVEKTDTFAVNLRNIIRSGELKPIDTSKNSETMRTFSNSVVSLSMRSPNGAPTNVCHWANGYPVNVYLYISLLQSVFDLEDQTLVLDEVDELLELIKKTWSTLGINRPIHNLCSTWVFFQQYVATGQIEPDLLCASHAMLNQVANDAKKEKECLYVNMLKSVLGSLLSWGDKRLLNYHEYFQGENAAAQIENLLPVVLLAYNILGDVTISDGETHEKEDKTIADSSEDRVDDYIRSSLKNAFEMIIEEADAKSAESETEKEITDVMLHLAQETENLATKERRNYSGVLKKWHATAGAVAALTLNNCYGHVLKKYLSEMMTITVELILVLMKAKKLEDILVQMVVEDSADCEDGGKTIVREMVPFEVDSTIMNLMKKWIDESLQYGNDCLLKAKQTETWNPKSKSEPYAKSVVELISTAKKIVHEFFQIPIAITEDLVQELADGLHKIFKEYTVFITACGLKENYIPSLPPLTRCNRNSKFHKLWKIASPCNVSCEDPHMYGIYESNSPHSCTSRGTQRLYIRLNSLHYLLPNIAFIDKSLTLTPGLIPSDSRRRGSSTTSYFETVNNSILAAYEHLSEVASYRLIFLDSNAFFYDSLYVGDVANARINKTLTILKHNIKLMTAIVMERAQALLTKEIMKACFEAFLMVLLAGGTTRMFNESDYVSIQEDFQCLKKAFYSCGEELISESVVDKEAEVVEGVIALMGMSTEELMENLTNLSTEMDGVTGNGTKIPMPPTTRKWNRADPNTILRVLCYRNDRVANHFLKRTFQIAKRR encoded by the exons ATGGGTCTATACAGCCGTCGTCAAAACTCCAACCCCCTCCCTCCAACCATCTCTCTCCCTCCACCCTTCCACACCCGCCATGAATCCTCTCCTACACCTCCCCTTCCCATCTCTCCACCACCTTCCACCAACATTAACCGTCGCGACTCCTTACCACCTGCATTCCCTCCATTATCTCCACCTTCAATAGCCTCTCATTCCCGTCGTGACTCCTATCCTGGCCCCTTTCCCAATCTCCCATCACCTACACATTCCGATCACCATCCTCCTCCTCTACCTCTCAACCACACACGCCGCGAATCATGTCCGATCACATTCCCTTTTCCAGTTTCGCcacatcatcatcttcatcacgATCCATCTCTCTTTCCTTCAACATCTTCCTCTCTCAATAACCACCATCACTACCTTCTCAAATGCAGACTCGATATTCGTAACAAGAACAACAATGACTCTGGCCTCATATGGCCTTTCTCTGATATTAAAATTATCGACGATGATGATATAAGAGAAACTGCTTACGAGGTTTTGTTCACCGCGTGTCGGTCTTCGCCCGGTTTCGGTGGCCGGAGTGCGCTTACGTTTTATTCTAAACATGAAAATAATGGCGGTGGTGGTAGTGGAGGAATGAGTCCGGCGAGTGGTCCGGTGTCGACGACTAGTAGGGTGAAACAGGCGCTTggtttgaagatgatgatgagttCTTTGTGTCAAAGAATGATTTCGAGAGGTGGTTGGACGGCGATGTCGGTACCTTCGTCGCCGGTGACGGAAGGTAGTCCTCGGTCTCGAGTTTTGCCGCGCCGGACGATGAGTATGGCGGAGGTTATGAGGCTGCAGATGGGGGTGTCGGAACAGAGTGATAGCCGGTTGAGGAAAACTCTTATGAGAACCCTTGTTGGTCAA CTTGGCCGGCAAGCAGAAACTATCATCCTCCCTTTGGAACTCCTTCGACACCTTAAACCTTCCGAATTCAGCAATCCCCACGAGTACCATTTGTGGCAAAGAAGGCAGCTCAAAGTCCTCGAAGCAGGGCTACTCTTACACCCTTATATTCCCGTAGAAAAGACCGACACATTCGCGGTGAATCTCCGGAATATAATCCGTAGCGGTGAACTCAAACCAATAGACACGAGCAAAAACTCCGAAACAATGAGAACCTTTAGCAATTCAGTGGTTTCCTTATCAATGAGAAGTCCTAATGGTGCTCCCACTAATGTTTGTCATTGGGCAAATGGATATCCTGTCAATGTTTACCTCTATATTTCCCTTCTTCAATCCGTTTTCGATCTCGAGGACCAGACATTAGTCCTCGATGAAGTCGACGAGTTACTCGAGCTAATAAAGAAAACATGGTCGACACTCGGGATCAATAGGCCAATTCACAATTTGTGCTCCACATGGGTATTTTTCCAACAATATGTAGCAACTGGACAGATAGAACCTGACCTTCTTTGTGCTTCGCATGCTATGTTGAATCAAGTCGCAAATGAtgcaaagaaagaaaaggagtGTTTGTATGTTAACATGTTGAAATCTGTACTCGGTTCATTGTTGAGTTGGGGTGATAAGAGGTTGCTTAACTATCATGAATATTTCCAGGGAGAGAATGCTGCTGCACAAATCGAAAACCTTCTTCCTGTCGTGTTGTTGGCGTACAACATTCTCGGAGATGTTACAATATCTGATGGAGAAACGCATGAGAAAGAAGATAAAACTATAGCGGATTCCTCTGAGGATCGCGTTGATGATTATATTCGTTCGTCCTTGAAAAATGCATTTGAAATG ATAATAGAAGAAGCAGATGCCAAATCTGCTGAATCTGAAACAGAGAAAGAGATAACTGATGTTATGCTTCACTTAGCTCAAGAGACGGAAAATTTAGCGACGAAGGAGAGACGGAATTACAGTGGAGTGTTAAAGAAATGGCATGCGACAGCGGGTGCAGTTGCGGCGTTGACACTGAACAATTGCTACGGACATGTGCTAAAGAAGTATTTAAGTGAAATGATGACAATAACAGTTGAGTTGATTTTAGTACTGATGAAAGCTAAAAAACTAGAAGATATTTTAGTCCAAATGGTTGTTGAAGATTCTGCCGATTGCGAAGATGGTGGCAAAACAATAGTAAGAGAGATGGTTCCATTTGAAGTTGATTCAACCATAATGAACTTGATGAAAAAATGGATAGACGAATCACTGCAATATGGGAATGACTGTTTGCTGAAAGCAAAACAAACTGAA ACATGGAATCCGAAGTCTAAATCGGAGCCATATGCGAAATCAGTGGTGGAGCTGATTAGTACTGCCAAGAAAATTGTACATGAATTCTTTCAAATTCCAATTGCAATAACTGAGGATTTAGTTCAAGAACTTGCTGATGGATTACACAAAATCTTCAAAGAGTACACCGTGTTTATTACAGCATGTG GTTTGAAAGAGAACTACATTCCATCTCTTCCACCTCTAACAAGATGCAACAGGAATTCAAAGTTCCACAAGCTGTGGAAGATAGCTAGCCCCTGCAATGTCAGTTGTGAAGATCCACACATGTATGGAATATATGAATCAAATAGCCCTCATTCATGCACTAGTCGAGGAACGCAGCGCCTCTACATTCGTCTCAATTCTTTACATTATCTCCTTCCTAACATAGCATTTATTGATAAATCACTCACACTCACCCCAGGACTAATACCTTCCGATAGCCGGCGCCGAGGCAGTTCTACAACTTCATACTTTGAAACAGTTAACAACTCAATCCTAGCAGCCTATGAACACCTCTCGGAAGTGGCTTCATACCGTTTAATATTCCTCGACTCAAACGCTTTCTTCTACGATAGTCTCTATGTTGGCGACGTCGCCAATGCTCGAATCAACAAAACTTTGACAATCCTCAAACATAACATCAAACTAATGACAGCAATTGTTATGGAGCGAGCTCAAGCATTGTTAACGAAGGAAATCATGAAGGCATGTTTTGAAGCATTCCTTATGGTTTTGCTTGCTGGTGGAACAACAAGGATGTTTAATGAGTCAGATTATGTGAGTATACAAGAGGATTTTCAATGTTTGAAGAAAGCATTCTATAGTTGTGGAGAAGAGTTGATATCAGAAAGTGTGGTGGATAAAGAGGCTGAAGTAGTGGAAGGTGTCATAGCATTAATGGGAATGAGTACTGAAGAATTGATggaaaatttaactaatttatcaACTGAGATGGATGGTGTCACTGGAAACGGTACCAAGATTCCAATGCCACCAACCACAAGGAAATGGAATAGAGCTGACCCCAACACAATTTTGAGGGTATTGTGCTATAGAAACGATCGAGTCGCCAATCATTTCTTAAAAAGAACTTTCCAAATAGCTAAGAGGAGATGA
- the LOC101504654 gene encoding small ribosomal subunit protein uS13z/uS13y/uS13x codes for MSLVANEEFQHILRVLNTNVDGKQKIMFALTSIKGIGRRFANIACKKADVDMNKRAGELTAAELDNIMTVVANPRQFKIPDWFLNRKKDYKDGKYSQVVSNSLDMKLRDDLERLKKIRNHRGLRHYWGLRVRGQHTKTTGRRGKTVGVSKKR; via the exons ATG TCGTTGGTAGCAAACGAAGAGTTCCAACACATTCTTCGTGTATTGAATACCAATGTTGATGGAAAACAGAAGATTATGTTCGCTCTTACCTCAATCAAAGGTATTGGCAGACGATTCGCTAACATTGCTTGCAAAAAAGCTGATGTCGACATGAACAAGag AGCTGGTGAATTGACTGCTGCTGAGTTGGATAATATTATGACTGTGGTTGCCAATCCTCGACAATTCAAGATCCCTGATTGGTTTTTGAATAGGAAGAAGGATTACAAGGATGGCAAGTATTCTCAGGTTGTGTCAAATTCACTCGACATGAAATTGAGGGATGATTTGGAGCGCTTAAAGAAAATCAG AAATCACCGCGGTTTAAGGCACTACTGGGGTCTTCGAGTTCGTGGACAGCATACTAAGACTACCGGTCGCAGGGGAAAAACTGTTGGTGTCTCGAAGAAGCGATGA